The genomic segment AAAAGTTACGAAAATCACAGCAATTGACCCTGAGACATTGATTGAAACTATAATACCAAAAAATTAAAAGATGGAATTACAATATTCAATACTTACTCCTTCAAAAATGCTTGTTGAGAAAGGAGATAAAAAAATACTTATAATGGGAGAAGCCACATTGACCCCAGCTTTTTACGCTGATATAAAATCTATCAAGAAGTGGGAGTCACCCTATGACAAAGAAGAAATAACAGAAGAAGAAAAAACGGAATTAATACAAAGAATCACCGAAGAAAGTCAGAAAGAAGGAAATATAAGGGTTTATTTTGAGTAGAAACAATCCCTGTTAAGCCGAGGCTGTAAGTAAATAACAAAAATCATTAGGTTCGGCGGCGGTTGCACCGCCGTCGGGCTATCAACAGTAGGCTGCGCCTACGAACATTGCCTGAAAAGGCA from the Williamwhitmania taraxaci genome contains:
- a CDS encoding Imm74 family immunity protein; translation: MELQYSILTPSKMLVEKGDKKILIMGEATLTPAFYADIKSIKKWESPYDKEEITEEEKTELIQRITEESQKEGNIRVYFE